TAGAAGGTCCAAGAAGCTGAAGGTATGAAATGGTGTTTGTGTGAACTAGCAAGCGCTTCACTCTCTATGGACCTACctgacagaaaataattttacatctCAGTATGCTGGGGGATAGAAAGATCAGAGGGTAGGGGATGAATGTGAACTGTGGTTAACTGAAGAGAAACACCGAGATGAAGTTTTGAACAACTAGGACAGAGACACGAAGCCAGAAAGCAGCATGCAAGCCATTTTCAAACCACCAGAAACAACCCTGACTACAGTCTCACATTCGGAGTGTTTCACAGTAAGAAACATTTATAGGCAGTGTCACACCTTCTCATGAAGAAACAAAAGGCCAAGACCAGGCCTTCTCAACTTTCATGAAAAAACGACCATAGAAATTAGCAAGTTCCAGCTCAAGAAATACTGAGCTGGTCATGGTTCAAAATGTTGCAATATACAATGGATTCAAAAAGGGGTTCATTTAGTGCAGctgttaaaaaaccaaaaacgatAAACGCCTCTTCTAGAGGCATTTAGCTACAAAGGTTCCCACCCTGAGCAAGATACAAGTTGCGCAGATTGTGCCGTCAACACAAAGTCCTGCCTTCTTTAGTAATGCATGTAAGAATTACCTAAGGTCAAGTGCACACTCTTTGTATGCATTTGAAGTGTGTAACTGAGCCAGCTATTAGCAAAGATGTAGCATCCCCTTTTGGAAGCTGCCTTTTTTCCACCTAGAAAATCCCctaattttgtttcttaaagaaaTTCTGCTCCACCAATGATCAACCTTATTGCCCAAAGGGTGGATGGCAGGACAAAGTGGATTACATGGCTGTGCATTACATTTCATCCTGTAGTGTTGAATACTGcataggtcagaagtccaaagaGCATCCATTAGACCCTCCTTGAATGCAGCTTTTGTGTTCATCATTTAACGCCAAATGAGTTTGGCCATCTCTCCTGGGATTAAGGGAAGCGGATTCTGGTAGGAAATCCCTTGGTCCTGGTCAAACTCTTCTGTGCTTGTCTAGCACACGCATCTACTATGCTTGGAACTTGAGCTTATCCATCAGCTCCTCTGCAGAAGAAGGCTGCAATCTGATCCCTAATTTACTGAGGTGAAGAGACTTAAAAGCTAAGAACTGTCAATAAATGTTGACAAGTAAAAAGTGCAAAGGACATAGAGCCAGTTTGCTCTGGTGCCTAAGAAAGCAATGTTCAAACATTAGGATGTAGTTTCACTTTCAAAACTAGTTGAAACTATGAAACGTGACATAAAATCAAGTCTGATTTGTGATCTACACAGCTGTAGACTAAGGGCTGTGCAGAGCCTATCTTTTTATCATCACTATATAAAAGGTTATAtagagatatacacacacacctctcaaacAAATACATACAGTCATACATGCAATATAATTGCTAACAATAAGTTTGAAATATAGCTCTAGAAGCTTCTATGTGACCCTATACCTCGGTTAATAAAGGTATTGAATGGTCAGATATCCATGCAATAAAGTATGCATTTACTTTTAAATAGCTTTAAATATTCCTATTAAAAATCCTAAAAGGTTAATTCAACATATGGATTGATCCTGATGCTCTTGCTCTCTAAAATTAGATATATCATCGATACTTTGTAATATAGAATGTGTGACTAAGAAAACAGTTGGTAATGGAATCCCTTGGAGTTTCTTGCATTTGGGCCCTTCCCCTGGGTTTTGTCCTCCATTACCTGCATGGTGCAGTGCAAAAGGGCATAGGACTTGGAGTCAGAGGACTTGGGTGTGAGTCTTGACTTGGTCAATTGCTAGCAGTGTGACCTCGGCAAGTCACCTAATCtcactgagcttcagtttccttgtctagaAAGCAAGACATTAGTAAGacttacctcacagggttgttatgcACGTCAATGACATAAACACTCTATAACTTGTAAAGTGTAACGCAAAATTATTTGTTACTATTATCATAGTATTAGTGCATTATTggtattcatatttatatttgtataatgaaATAAGTCCTATGTCATGTCAACGTGCAGCCCTAAGCTTAGAAACAATCAAGGCTGCTAGTTGCTGGGCATCTGCTGTGTGGGGATTCTTCTCCATCACTGCAAGGACGATGTTTGAAGGGAAAATATTGCAGAGGTTCTTGTAGGTCTGATACTGGTGCTCTGGGATCATATGCTCCCTGGAATCATTGCACATTCCAACCCAAGGATTCATCCAAAGCTGCTCCATCTTTTCAGGCACGCTCCGTACCATGACTGGCTCATAGCATGGTTGCATGAGGCTGTTACTCAAGGGATAGGAGTGGTAGCCATAGGAGTCAGTTGCACAGGGCAGTGGGTCCCAGCTGGCATGTTGTTCCCGGCACAGAGGAGGGCGTCTTTGCCTCATGGGGTTGCTCTCATACAGGCGGGAATCAGAAATGCTGTCCATCCGAGTCATCACCAGGGCACGTCCTGGCTGGGGAGTTGCCCCAGGATGGATATTGGGAGGCATTGGATAGTCTCCAGGACAGCTGGAGTGTGCTCCAGTTGTCGGGTGCTGGGCATGCAGAACTAAGTGGGGGACTGATTGCTTGTTGGGGGCTTGCTTAGAGTCCTCTGGGCCATAGCTCTGCACTCGCGTTAAGGCTTCATGGTAACCATGAGGAAAAGGCTGAAGATGGTTCTGAGATGCTGAGCGATGCAGCTTCAAACTACCTTCAGGATGAGTATCGGCTACAGCCAAATACAGGTTGTTGTAAGAGGAATAGCTGTCGTTCCTGCTATGGCTCATACGATTGTCAGGACAGAGGTTGGGATTCCGGGCATACAACCCCCGGTCTGTTTCAGCCATATAGTACTCTCTGTTATGCATGCTGTTGATGTTCAGTTTGGAGAAGTCACCTAACATTGAATAGTAGCCATGGTCCCCCAATGACTCAAACTTTGGGTATTGCTCAGCGTAGCTAATAGGGGTCCCATGGCTATTGGTAACCAGGATCGGGGGGTACTGCATGCTGGTCATGTGCTCCAGTGAGGACTTCTGGTGGGAGAAATGAGAGGATCCTGGCACCGGGCTGCTGGCTGAACGGGTGTTGAGTGCACCCACTGCATGGCTTTTGGGGGGTGGGATTGTGGGGACACTTAGAGCAGTCACAAGTGAGGGGACAGAGCTGGCCTCAGGCTTACGGGCAATGGACAGCCATTCCTCAGGCTCCACAGCCACGGAACGGATGCTGGGATCCGATTGGCGCTTGGGGGCCACACGTTTGACTTCTGAGGTTATGTCCCCTTTGGTACTAGACAGCCCTGTGCCACACTTGGCCAGGGTGCCTTCACTCATGGTTTTCACTGTGGACAGTTTGGCACTGATGCGGAGCTCATCAGCCACCGAACGCTGCGGTTGGTTGGCCCGCTCCGGATGGTAGTATTTGCACTTGTGGCCGTAGGTGCATTTTTTGCCTGAAAAATAACGCCTTGTGGTAAGACTCTCTCTCAGAGTGGTGCAACTCTCTGTGCCAGAAGCTGTCGTAACAATCTGGTCACTCAAGTTAGAGTTTTACTGTTTGGGGTTAAGGCAGAAAATTAACTGTTCATAAAGATGGGAGACAGACAACACCATGGTGGCATCACACActgtgaggggagagagaagaagtGGAAACCTAGGGAGGAAACTGCAATGCGAAAGCTAAGAGTTGAGCCATTGAACAGCCTGCATTTTCCTGTAATTCACAGCTTTGCCTAGGCATAACCCACATGCTGAGGCAGTATAGGGCAGCAGCAGGCAGGGTGGTTCAGTGCAAAGGGCACCGGCTTGGAGGCCAgtcagacctgagtttgaattccaGCTATGTCACTTACTAGCCCCGTGACCTTGGTAAGCGATTTTactttctgtgcctcattttcctatTCTGTAAACGAGGTTCATAATAATAATGCCTTTATTAcagggtcattgtgaggattaaatgaaaataatgaacatGAAATACTCTATGATATGAATAAATGATAGTTGAGAACAAACACCTAGTCATCCTATAAATAAATGACTATCCAAAAATAGTGAACATTCAAAGTAGCCTCAGACCAGGGAGCCCATGTCATACTATTAGGCTCACAAACTTTGTATCCTAGGGACTTGGGTAAGATCATGAAAGCACTCtagaaaactatatttaaaaaaggaaatgaaaataaagtttgGAAGCAAGCTGGAAAGTACAGATTGGAAGAAAAGGGTATTATTAGTTGATAGGGTGTGCAGTCACCTGCCTGAAAGACACGTCCTTCTTCAGGCCAAACCCAACTTGGCATTGCCCTTTCTGATTCCATAGGCCAAGTGGGTTTCTTCACTTCCCTACACCCAGCAACCCTGCTCAGGACAGAGGCAGCTAGAACACATGCATAATTTTAACTAGTGACAATTATTCTTTCCTTCAATTCTAGTTACCTTTTCCTCATGTAATTTCTAAGATGTTTCTTTAAATGCCTAACTGATAATACATGAAGACACAGACTTTAACTCAGAAAGTGGACAAGCCAGGATTTTCCCTTTGGAAGGGAAACCTTGAAGAGAAAAGTATTCACAGAGTTCTTATGTTTCTCTCAGTACAGAACTTGGTTTTGCACGTAGGTACTCACCATAAGGGCATGGTTGCTTCTTGTGTTCGGGAACAACGGGTCTCTTTCTTAAGAAGTTTTCAAGGCTTGGGCCATGGCGTCCTAAAGGATCATCTGGAGGCATAAATctgaaagcaagcaagcaagaggcAAACGTCTTCCATTCTGTCCCCACTATCCCTTATCAGGAGTTCAGACCATTGCTACCTCTTGCCTATACGGTTGTCACAGCCTTCTAATGGCCCTTCTTGCCTCAAGTCTATCTTCTGCTAAGCCAGCagttcttccctctgtttccacTTGAACACAAAAAAGGAATGATTTTTCCCGTGCATCATTCTTCTGTGGATTATAAATTCCAGCCATACTGGCATGCCTGCTGCTTCCCCCAACATGCAACCCACTTTCACATCTTTACAGCTTTATTCATGATGTCTTCTTTACCTGAAATGCCCAGCAGCCCTCTTTCCTCTGCAGTAAACTTCATCTCAAATGTTATCTCCTCTGTGAGGCTTTTTCCTATCATTTCACATAGACAAAGCAATTTGAAAAAATTCTAACCATAGCACATATCATGACACATTGTGggaatctctctctcttctccagtaTACTTTGAGCCTCTTAAGGGTGAGTCCTGTTACTCGTTCAGCCTTTTATCCCCATGGTGACCAGCATAATGCACTGTACACAGTAAGTGtccagcaaatgtttattgaaatgaaatgaaatctatCCCTAGTAGTAACTCGGATTTAGGCTATTCAGAGCCTACAGGAAAGAAACATACTTGTCATTCACAAAAGAATACATCAGCAACCGCTCCTCTATAAACTTCTTCCATTCTGGCTTTTCAATTTGAAGGTCTCTGTAGTTATCATTGGATACAATGATGCCATCAGAATCAAAAGCCAGTTTGACTATGAACCGGTCATCATAGCAAACAACTCTCCTGCCCTGGACCCTTCTGGATGGTGTGAAGACAAGAATCTTTTCCTTCTCCAGTTTACGTAGGATATC
Above is a window of Mesoplodon densirostris isolate mMesDen1 chromosome X, mMesDen1 primary haplotype, whole genome shotgun sequence DNA encoding:
- the ZC3H12B gene encoding probable ribonuclease ZC3H12B, with translation MTATAAVETPKMKKNASKEEKQQPKQESTEQHNADSEELLSSESDPEQMILKSSSNDNSCQPGDVQLKKKEIPSKPHRQLCRSPCLDHPSFSQSSILQDGKLDLEKEYQTKMDFALKLGYAEEQIQLVLNKLGPESLINDVLAELVRLGNKGDLEGQVNLSLLVPRGPSSREVASPEQSLEDEIDNSDNLRPVVIDGSNVAMSHGNKEEFSCRGIQLAVEWFLDKGHKDITVFVPAWRKEQSRPDAPITDQDILRKLEKEKILVFTPSRRVQGRRVVCYDDRFIVKLAFDSDGIIVSNDNYRDLQIEKPEWKKFIEERLLMYSFVNDKFMPPDDPLGRHGPSLENFLRKRPVVPEHKKQPCPYGKKCTYGHKCKYYHPERANQPQRSVADELRISAKLSTVKTMSEGTLAKCGTGLSSTKGDITSEVKRVAPKRQSDPSIRSVAVEPEEWLSIARKPEASSVPSLVTALSVPTIPPPKSHAVGALNTRSASSPVPGSSHFSHQKSSLEHMTSMQYPPILVTNSHGTPISYAEQYPKFESLGDHGYYSMLGDFSKLNINSMHNREYYMAETDRGLYARNPNLCPDNRMSHSRNDSYSSYNNLYLAVADTHPEGSLKLHRSASQNHLQPFPHGYHEALTRVQSYGPEDSKQAPNKQSVPHLVLHAQHPTTGAHSSCPGDYPMPPNIHPGATPQPGRALVMTRMDSISDSRLYESNPMRQRRPPLCREQHASWDPLPCATDSYGYHSYPLSNSLMQPCYEPVMVRSVPEKMEQLWMNPWVGMCNDSREHMIPEHQYQTYKNLCNIFPSNIVLAVMEKNPHTADAQQLAALIVSKLRAAR